The Streptosporangiales bacterium genome has a window encoding:
- a CDS encoding SDR family oxidoreductase codes for MPDPTSKTALVTGGARNIGRSTCLALARDGMDVVVVTRQDLESARAVARECSALGVRSIAERCDVSQPREVEALASRLATAGDEVDVVVNNAAIRPQQPFEEIDWDDWRLVTGTILDGAFLTCRSFTPGMTRRGWGRVVNVIGVRAQSGAARRAHVAAAKTGLIGLTKALASDLGPHGVTVNAVSPGTIATDRDDADPARLTERRGIGALDRFGTPDEVAAAVAFLAGDAASYVTGQVLGVNGGEYMPG; via the coding sequence GTGCCTGACCCCACAAGCAAGACCGCGCTCGTCACCGGAGGCGCCCGCAACATCGGTCGCTCGACGTGCCTCGCACTGGCGAGAGACGGCATGGACGTCGTCGTCGTGACGCGGCAGGACCTCGAGTCCGCGCGTGCGGTCGCGCGGGAGTGCAGTGCGCTCGGCGTACGGTCGATCGCCGAGCGGTGCGACGTCTCGCAGCCGCGGGAGGTCGAGGCACTGGCGAGTCGGCTCGCGACCGCCGGCGACGAGGTCGACGTCGTGGTGAACAACGCCGCGATCAGGCCGCAGCAACCGTTCGAGGAGATCGACTGGGACGACTGGCGGCTGGTGACGGGCACGATTCTCGACGGCGCGTTCCTCACCTGCCGGTCCTTCACCCCCGGGATGACCCGTCGGGGCTGGGGCAGGGTCGTGAACGTCATCGGCGTCCGCGCGCAGTCGGGCGCCGCCCGCCGCGCTCACGTCGCCGCCGCCAAGACCGGGCTGATCGGCCTGACCAAGGCGCTGGCGTCCGACCTCGGCCCGCACGGCGTCACGGTCAACGCCGTATCCCCCGGCACGATCGCGACCGACCGCGACGACGCCGACCCCGCCCGCCTGACCGAGCGCCGCGGCATCGGCGCGCTGGACCGGTTCGGCACGCCCGACGAGGTCGCCGCGGCCGTGGCGTTCCTCGCCGGCGACGCCGCGTCGTACGTCACCGGCCAGGTGCTCGGGGTCAACGGCGGCGAGTACATGCCCGGCTGA
- a CDS encoding AAA family ATPase — translation MDPVRNPYAPGAGQRPPQLAGRERETTTFDVVLERVAHNRPERSLLLTGLRGVGKTVLLNALRSQAIGRLWGTGKLEARPDQSIRRPVAAALHMAIREIAPRHRDPDRVDAFLGVLKAFALKASTGPRDRWQPGIDVPATKGRADSGDIEIDLTELFLDAASVATDLGVGIALFVDEMQDVEPADISAVCAACHELSQQDAPLLVVGAGLPHLPAVLSTSKSYSERLFSYVRIDRLDRDAADAALCVPAEREGVTFEPEALDALYEASGGYPYFVQAYGKATWDSAATDPITAGDVRMAAPQADSELAVGFFGSRYERATPAERDYMRAMATLGDDAVPTSDVAVTLDRKPASLSPARDALIKKGLVYAAERGLVAFTVPHFGRFLRGQPT, via the coding sequence ATGGATCCCGTGCGCAACCCGTACGCCCCGGGCGCCGGCCAGCGCCCGCCGCAGCTCGCCGGCAGGGAGCGGGAGACCACCACGTTCGACGTCGTCCTGGAACGGGTCGCCCACAACCGGCCCGAGCGCAGCCTGCTGCTCACCGGGCTGCGCGGCGTCGGCAAGACCGTGCTGCTCAACGCGCTGCGCTCGCAGGCGATCGGCCGGCTGTGGGGCACCGGCAAGCTCGAGGCCAGGCCCGACCAGTCGATCCGCCGTCCAGTCGCCGCCGCCCTGCACATGGCGATCAGGGAGATCGCGCCCCGCCACCGCGACCCCGACCGGGTCGACGCCTTCCTCGGCGTCCTGAAGGCGTTCGCGCTGAAGGCGTCGACCGGCCCCCGCGACCGGTGGCAGCCGGGCATCGACGTGCCCGCCACGAAGGGCAGGGCCGACTCGGGCGACATCGAGATCGACCTCACCGAGCTCTTCCTCGACGCGGCGTCGGTGGCGACCGACCTCGGCGTCGGCATCGCGCTGTTCGTCGACGAGATGCAGGACGTCGAGCCGGCCGACATCTCCGCGGTCTGCGCGGCCTGCCACGAACTCAGCCAGCAGGATGCGCCGCTGCTCGTCGTCGGCGCGGGACTCCCGCACCTGCCGGCCGTGCTCTCCACCAGCAAGAGCTACTCCGAGCGCCTGTTCTCGTACGTCCGCATCGACCGGCTCGACCGCGACGCAGCCGACGCGGCGCTGTGCGTACCGGCCGAGCGGGAGGGCGTCACGTTCGAGCCCGAGGCGCTCGACGCGCTCTACGAGGCGAGCGGCGGATACCCGTACTTCGTACAGGCGTACGGCAAGGCGACCTGGGACTCCGCCGCCACCGATCCGATCACGGCGGGTGACGTGCGGATGGCCGCGCCGCAGGCCGACAGCGAGCTCGCCGTCGGCTTCTTCGGCAGCAGGTACGAGCGGGCGACGCCGGCCGAACGCGACTACATGCGGGCGATGGCCACGCTCGGCGACGACGCCGTGCCCACCTCCGACGTCGCCGTGACGCTCGACCGCAAGCCGGCCTCGCTGTCCCCTGCCCGCGACGCGCTCATCAAGAAGGGTCTCGTCTACGCGGCCGAACGCGGCCTCGTCGCGTTCACCGTCCCACATTTCGGACGCTTCCTGCGCGGCCAGCCCACCTGA
- a CDS encoding nitrite/sulfite reductase has protein sequence MALQTEPKPDAVDPKSARAKPSTPAPRAKKRAGRFTGQGQWALAQLEPLNPNERMKKDDDALNVRARIENIYAHTGFAGIDPQDLRGRFRWWGLYTQRKPGIDGGRTATLEPEELEDEYFMMRVRVDGGQLDVEQLRTIAEISRTFARDSADITDRQNIQLHWVQVEDVPEIWRRLESVGLSTQESCGDCPRVVIGSPVAGISADEIVDGTPAIREIADRYLGDPEFSNLPRKYKTAISGAPVQDVAHEINDIAFIGVEHPDHGPGFDLWVGGGLATNPQLALRLGAWVPVEEVPEVWAGVTRVFRDYGYRRLRNRARLKYLIADWGVEQFRYVLEGEYLKRKLVDGPAPPTTEADDHIGVRRQRDGRYYIGFAPTVGKMSGTLLGQIADAVEEHGSARLATTPFQKFVVLDVEEDRVESLVETLGALGLRARPSTFRRNTMACTGITYCKLAITETKDTAAWLIDELERRLPEVDEPITVNVNGCPNSCARVQVADIGLKGQIIAGRDGAQVPGYQVHLGGRLGQESGFGRKVRALKVASDDLPDYVERVVRRYLAGRADGERFATWALRVSDEELQ, from the coding sequence ATGGCGCTGCAGACCGAGCCCAAGCCCGACGCGGTGGACCCGAAGTCCGCGCGCGCGAAGCCGTCGACGCCCGCGCCGCGCGCGAAGAAGCGCGCCGGCCGGTTCACCGGCCAGGGCCAGTGGGCGCTGGCCCAGCTCGAACCGCTCAACCCCAACGAGCGGATGAAGAAGGACGACGACGCGCTCAACGTCCGCGCCCGCATCGAGAACATCTACGCGCACACCGGCTTCGCCGGCATCGACCCGCAGGACCTGCGCGGCCGGTTCCGCTGGTGGGGCCTGTACACCCAGCGCAAGCCGGGCATCGACGGTGGTCGTACGGCGACACTCGAGCCCGAGGAGCTCGAGGACGAGTACTTCATGATGCGCGTCCGGGTCGACGGCGGGCAGCTCGACGTCGAGCAGCTGCGCACGATCGCCGAGATCTCCCGTACGTTCGCCCGCGACTCCGCCGACATCACCGACCGGCAGAACATCCAGCTGCACTGGGTGCAGGTCGAGGACGTCCCGGAGATCTGGCGCCGGCTCGAGTCCGTCGGCCTGTCCACCCAGGAGTCCTGCGGCGACTGCCCGCGGGTGGTCATCGGCAGCCCGGTCGCCGGCATCTCCGCCGACGAGATCGTCGACGGCACACCGGCGATCCGCGAGATCGCGGACCGGTACCTCGGCGACCCGGAGTTCTCCAACCTGCCGCGCAAGTACAAGACCGCGATCTCCGGCGCTCCCGTCCAGGACGTCGCGCACGAGATCAACGACATCGCGTTCATCGGCGTCGAGCACCCCGACCACGGCCCCGGCTTCGATCTGTGGGTCGGCGGCGGCCTCGCCACCAACCCGCAGCTCGCCCTGCGTCTCGGCGCCTGGGTGCCCGTCGAGGAGGTCCCCGAGGTGTGGGCCGGGGTGACCCGGGTCTTCCGCGACTACGGGTACCGCCGGCTGCGCAACCGCGCGCGGTTGAAGTACCTCATCGCCGACTGGGGCGTCGAGCAGTTCAGGTACGTGCTGGAAGGCGAGTACCTGAAGCGCAAGCTCGTCGACGGACCCGCGCCGCCGACGACGGAGGCCGACGATCACATCGGCGTGCGCAGGCAGCGCGACGGCCGCTACTACATCGGCTTCGCCCCGACGGTCGGCAAGATGTCCGGCACGCTGCTCGGGCAGATCGCCGACGCCGTCGAGGAGCACGGATCGGCCCGCCTGGCGACCACGCCGTTCCAGAAGTTCGTCGTGCTCGACGTCGAGGAGGACCGGGTCGAGTCGCTCGTGGAGACCCTCGGCGCCCTCGGGCTGCGGGCCAGGCCGAGCACGTTCCGCCGCAACACCATGGCCTGCACCGGCATCACGTACTGCAAGCTCGCCATCACCGAGACCAAGGACACCGCTGCCTGGCTGATCGACGAGCTGGAGCGCCGGCTGCCGGAGGTCGACGAGCCGATCACCGTCAACGTCAACGGCTGCCCCAACTCCTGCGCCCGGGTGCAGGTCGCGGACATCGGCCTCAAGGGCCAGATCATCGCCGGCCGCGACGGCGCGCAGGTGCCCGGCTACCAGGTGCACCTCGGCGGCCGGCTCGGTCAGGAGTCCGGCTTCGGCCGCAAGGTCCGCGCGCTGAAGGTCGCGTCCGACGACCTGCCCGACTACGTCGAACGCGTCGTCCGGCGCTACCTCGCCGGCCGCGCCGACGGCGAGCGGTTCGCGACGTGGGCGCTGCGGGTGAGTGACGAGGAGCTCCAGTGA
- a CDS encoding phosphoadenylyl-sulfate reductase: MSTGTATLLERTHEGTDHGAWLRYLADRAAVELADAPAAEIVRWASAAFGDRLAVTASMADSLVIDLASRVAPGVDVLFLDTGYHFVETIATRDAVAATYPVRVRSIEPEQTVAEQDEAYGRDLFARDPDRCCALRKVAPLDRALEGYTAWLTGLRRDDSPARADTPVVAYDEARGKVKVNPIAAWTDEQVAAYIETHSVLVNPLLSDGYGSVGCAPCTRRLRPGEDARAGRWAGLAKSECGIHR, encoded by the coding sequence ATGAGCACGGGTACAGCCACGCTGCTGGAACGGACGCACGAGGGCACGGATCACGGCGCCTGGCTGCGGTACCTGGCCGACCGGGCCGCCGTGGAACTGGCCGATGCGCCGGCGGCGGAGATCGTCCGCTGGGCGTCGGCGGCGTTCGGCGACCGGCTGGCCGTGACCGCGTCGATGGCGGACTCCCTGGTGATCGACCTGGCGTCGCGGGTGGCGCCCGGAGTCGACGTGCTGTTCCTCGACACCGGCTACCACTTCGTCGAGACCATCGCGACGCGTGACGCCGTCGCGGCCACGTATCCCGTACGGGTCAGGTCGATCGAGCCCGAGCAGACCGTCGCGGAGCAGGACGAGGCGTACGGTCGCGACCTGTTCGCCCGCGACCCCGACCGGTGCTGCGCGCTCCGCAAGGTGGCGCCGCTCGACCGGGCGCTCGAGGGCTACACGGCGTGGCTCACCGGGCTGCGGCGCGACGACTCGCCCGCACGCGCGGACACACCGGTGGTCGCGTACGACGAGGCGCGCGGCAAGGTCAAGGTCAACCCGATCGCCGCGTGGACGGACGAGCAGGTGGCGGCGTACATCGAGACACACAGCGTGCTCGTCAACCCGCTGCTGTCCGACGGGTATGGCTCCGTCGGCTGCGCGCCGTGCACCAGGCGGCTGCGTCCGGGCGAGGACGCCAGGGCCGGCCGCTGGGCCGGGCTCGCCAAGTCCGAGTGCGGGATCCACCGATGA